ATAATAAAAGATATTCGTACTAAATTAAATCCAAACCCTGCCGGGCAATTAGATCATAACGTACCCATTTTAGACGGACAACGTTTGCAAGGTGTTCAACATAAATACGATCAAACCATATTATTTTTCCCAAGTCACGGACAAACCTGTCATGCTTATTGTACTTTCTGTTTCCGTTGGCCTCAGTTTATTGGAGATAAAAATTTAAAATTTGCTCAGAACGAAACTAGTGGCGTTGTTGAATATTTAAAACGTCACCCCAAAATCACTGACATTTTATTTACCGGCGGTGATCCTATGACAATGAGTGCTAGCCGCCTAAAAGCTTATTTGGAGCCTTTTTTAAGTCCTGAATTAGAACATATTCAAACTATACGTATTGGCACAAAATCCTTATCCTACTGGCCTTACCGTTATATAAACGATAAAGATACTGAGGAATTATTGAATTTATTTCGTCAGATAATAAAAGCAGGTAAACACTTGGCATTTATGGCTCATATTAACCATCCGGCAGAATTAAAAACAAATGCCGTTAAACTAGCCATTAAAAATATAAAAGAAACCGGTATTGAAATCAGAACTCAATCGCCAATTATGCGACACATCAACGATAAAGCATGTATTTGGAAAGACATGTGGAACATCCAAGTCTCACTTGGATTAATACCATATTATATGTTTATTGCACGTGATACCGGAGCTCAACATTATTTCTCAATTCCTCTAATTAAGGCTTGGCATATTTTCAAAGATGCATACCGTCAGGTTAGCGGCATAGCCAGAACCGTAAGAGGACCTAGTATGTCTACTCATCCGGGTAAAATAGAAATCGTTGGCCCGGCTACAATAAATAATGAAGAAGTAATTACTCTTAATTTTATTCAAGGTCGTAATTCTAATTGGGTAAAACAACCTTTCTTTGCAGAATATAACGAAACAGCAACTTGGTTAGACGATCTAAAACCTGCTTTTGGTAAAAAGAAATTTTTCTTTGAAA
The window above is part of the Bacteroidales bacterium genome. Proteins encoded here:
- a CDS encoding lysine 2,3-aminomutase, whose translation is MIKTQDYKVFTLHNYDQIPQLKEYLSPEQYRAIEVVGLVLPFKVNNYVIDELINWNDIPNDPIFILTFPQKEMLEEEHYKLVDEALRNNIPQTELRKIIKDIRTKLNPNPAGQLDHNVPILDGQRLQGVQHKYDQTILFFPSHGQTCHAYCTFCFRWPQFIGDKNLKFAQNETSGVVEYLKRHPKITDILFTGGDPMTMSASRLKAYLEPFLSPELEHIQTIRIGTKSLSYWPYRYINDKDTEELLNLFRQIIKAGKHLAFMAHINHPAELKTNAVKLAIKNIKETGIEIRTQSPIMRHINDKACIWKDMWNIQVSLGLIPYYMFIARDTGAQHYFSIPLIKAWHIFKDAYRQVSGIARTVRGPSMSTHPGKIEIVGPATINNEEVITLNFIQGRNSNWVKQPFFAEYNETATWLDDLKPAFGKKKFFFETELIDDVKLN